In Candidatus Methanomethylophilus alvi Mx1201, a genomic segment contains:
- a CDS encoding DNA alkylation repair protein, with protein sequence MRVGEIDRILEERSDPEYKEFNSRIVPYEGKMYGVRMPALRSIAKDVIKGDWRLFLEEDTGSFEQSMIRALVIATAEMDADERLERMAGFVPEIDNWAVCDTFCGAFRTGPGNASEKLWHMCVELLDTGEEFPMRAGAVMMLDHFLDDRHIDEVIRLMCTVRSPGYYYDMGAAWTLSCCYISYPEKTEDAMFSICASNEILRMTVRKIRDSFRVSAADKERLKERFKGFKARS encoded by the coding sequence ATGAGGGTCGGAGAAATCGACAGGATCCTCGAAGAGAGATCGGACCCGGAGTATAAGGAGTTCAACTCCCGGATAGTCCCGTACGAAGGGAAGATGTACGGCGTAAGGATGCCCGCCCTCAGATCCATAGCGAAAGACGTCATAAAAGGCGATTGGCGCCTTTTCCTGGAAGAGGATACGGGAAGCTTCGAACAATCCATGATAAGGGCCCTCGTCATCGCAACGGCGGAGATGGATGCGGACGAGAGGCTGGAAAGAATGGCCGGATTCGTCCCCGAAATAGATAATTGGGCGGTGTGCGACACGTTCTGCGGAGCGTTCAGAACAGGGCCCGGGAACGCTTCAGAAAAACTCTGGCACATGTGTGTGGAACTGTTGGACACCGGAGAGGAGTTTCCCATGAGGGCCGGAGCCGTGATGATGCTGGACCATTTCTTGGACGACCGTCACATAGACGAGGTCATAAGGCTCATGTGCACGGTACGGAGTCCCGGATACTACTACGACATGGGTGCCGCATGGACACTCTCATGCTGCTACATATCATACCCGGAAAAGACCGAAGATGCTATGTTCTCCATATGTGCCAGCAACGAGATATTGAGGATGACTGTAAGAAAGATCCGCGACTCGTTCAGGGTCTCGGCCGCGGATAAGGAAAGATTGAAAGAAAGGTTTAAGGGATTCAAGGCGAGATCCTGA
- a CDS encoding bifunctional folylpolyglutamate synthase/dihydrofolate synthase, whose amino-acid sequence MSGKSGGNDVERHLRWLYGLQMNGIKLGLTNIKELLRRMGNPQGSYRCIHVAGSDGKGSTSAMIASILRKAGYSVGLYTSPHILRFNERINVDGRDISDEEVSELTGYLRHFSDDMCESEMFCTFFEITTAMAMQYFKDRKVDFAVFEVGMGGRFDATNVIVPEVSVINNISMEHTEYLGDTIEKIALEKAGIIKEGVPSVTINPEPAFGVIASVAAEKGSGLKRVDPEDIEIVSNIGKGPEFRYLGHNYFVSIPGRNEAKNAAVAIEALRVLPEFTDRIEPYVADGLASVRWPCRLENIGNGFIVDVTHTRAGSEGLASDVGEIYGKVVLVFGILSDKDADDICRNLSKVASKVVVTQPQCLRAKAAEEVLSIMKRYVPDAEIKPTVGEAIERAVELRDDGEEVLITGSFYMAEEALRWMGRTSQ is encoded by the coding sequence ATGTCCGGCAAAAGCGGAGGTAACGATGTAGAACGTCATCTGAGATGGCTGTACGGCCTCCAGATGAACGGGATAAAGCTGGGTCTTACGAATATAAAGGAACTTCTCCGCAGGATGGGCAATCCCCAAGGTTCCTACAGGTGTATACATGTGGCGGGGAGCGATGGAAAGGGTTCTACGAGTGCCATGATCGCATCCATCCTCAGGAAGGCGGGTTATTCGGTCGGATTGTACACCTCCCCCCACATATTGAGGTTCAACGAGCGCATAAACGTCGACGGTCGGGACATATCCGATGAGGAGGTGTCGGAGCTCACAGGATATCTGAGACACTTCTCCGATGACATGTGCGAGAGTGAGATGTTCTGCACATTCTTCGAGATAACGACTGCGATGGCGATGCAGTACTTCAAGGACAGGAAGGTGGACTTCGCAGTTTTCGAAGTCGGCATGGGTGGCCGTTTCGATGCTACCAATGTGATCGTGCCAGAGGTGTCTGTGATCAACAACATCAGCATGGAGCACACCGAATATCTGGGGGATACGATAGAGAAGATCGCACTCGAAAAGGCCGGGATAATAAAAGAAGGCGTCCCGAGTGTGACGATCAATCCGGAGCCGGCGTTCGGTGTCATAGCATCCGTCGCGGCAGAGAAGGGTTCGGGGCTGAAACGTGTGGATCCCGAAGACATCGAGATCGTATCCAATATCGGAAAAGGTCCGGAATTCAGATATCTGGGTCATAATTATTTCGTCTCGATACCCGGAAGGAACGAGGCCAAGAACGCCGCTGTCGCCATAGAGGCCCTGAGGGTGCTTCCGGAATTCACGGACAGGATAGAACCGTATGTCGCCGACGGTCTCGCATCGGTGAGATGGCCGTGCAGACTGGAGAACATCGGTAACGGATTCATAGTGGATGTCACACACACCAGGGCGGGGTCGGAGGGACTCGCATCGGATGTGGGAGAGATCTATGGGAAGGTTGTGCTGGTGTTCGGCATACTCTCCGACAAGGATGCCGACGACATCTGTCGCAACCTCTCCAAGGTGGCATCCAAGGTCGTGGTGACGCAGCCCCAATGTCTCCGTGCGAAGGCCGCAGAAGAGGTGCTTTCGATAATGAAGAGATATGTACCGGATGCCGAGATCAAACCTACCGTCGGGGAGGCCATCGAGAGGGCTGTGGAACTAAGGGACGACGGGGAGGAGGTCCTTATAACAGGATCTTTCTATATGGCAGAGGAGGCCTTGAGATGGATGGGCAGGACATCACAGTGA
- the hypD gene encoding hydrogenase formation protein HypD codes for MFKYRDEQTAKKILAAIKDMGVKGRFMHICGTHQDTIVRFGLKPLMDDVGIEVHQGPGCPVCVTTSKEIADAITLARNGVTIAAFGDMMRVPTTIGSLFDAKTDGADVRIVYSVEDAVKMAHEQSGPLVFVGVGFETTAPSTGVPLQKGHLPENFSIYSCHRYTAPCVEALLNMGESKIDGFIMPGHVAVVTGTEPFNYFSEKYNLPQVVCGFEPLDMLMSCYMLCKQIHEGRAEVENEYSRVVRPQGNDKARKIMDDTFYAVDTKWRGFPVIKKSGMALRPEFEQYDATKVHEDILRKTPDVEEEASGCNCGSVLRGLIDSEQCPMFGKGCKPTSPMGPCMVSAEGNCNIAYRFRGKL; via the coding sequence ATGTTCAAATACAGAGACGAGCAGACCGCCAAGAAGATCCTGGCGGCCATCAAGGACATGGGAGTGAAAGGCAGGTTCATGCACATCTGCGGGACCCATCAGGACACCATCGTGCGTTTCGGTCTCAAACCGTTGATGGACGATGTCGGGATAGAGGTCCATCAGGGTCCCGGATGTCCCGTATGCGTCACGACCAGCAAGGAGATCGCGGATGCGATCACCCTCGCCAGGAACGGTGTGACCATAGCCGCCTTCGGCGACATGATGAGGGTACCGACGACCATAGGCTCCCTCTTCGATGCGAAGACCGACGGTGCGGACGTGAGGATAGTCTACTCCGTGGAGGATGCCGTGAAGATGGCGCACGAGCAGTCGGGTCCCTTGGTATTCGTCGGGGTGGGATTCGAGACCACCGCACCTTCCACGGGCGTCCCCCTCCAGAAGGGTCACCTCCCCGAGAATTTCAGCATATACAGCTGTCACAGGTATACCGCTCCCTGTGTGGAGGCTCTTCTGAACATGGGCGAGAGCAAGATAGACGGATTCATAATGCCCGGACATGTGGCCGTGGTCACCGGTACGGAGCCGTTCAACTACTTCTCCGAGAAGTATAATCTTCCCCAGGTGGTCTGCGGTTTCGAGCCTCTCGACATGCTGATGTCATGCTACATGCTCTGCAAGCAGATACACGAAGGCCGTGCCGAGGTGGAGAACGAGTATTCCAGGGTCGTACGCCCCCAGGGCAACGATAAGGCCCGGAAGATAATGGATGACACCTTCTATGCGGTGGATACTAAGTGGAGGGGATTCCCGGTCATCAAGAAGTCGGGGATGGCTCTGCGCCCGGAGTTCGAGCAGTACGATGCGACCAAGGTCCACGAGGATATTCTCAGGAAGACCCCCGATGTGGAGGAGGAGGCCAGCGGATGCAACTGCGGTTCCGTCCTCAGGGGACTCATCGATTCGGAACAGTGCCCCATGTTCGGGAAAGGTTGTAAACCGACCTCCCCAATGGGACCGTGCATGGTCTCAGCCGAGGGTAACTGCAACATCGCCTACAGGTTCAGGGGGAAGCTCTGA
- a CDS encoding hydrogenase maturation nickel metallochaperone HypA/HybF — MHEASVVANIVDAVLEELKKYDVTKVNAVTIVVGDLTQLGIEQMEFAYEVLSQGTVLEGSKLLVEPEHIVLGCDKCGYEGPAKMIDFGEDGYGHDIPVLSCPKCGGPVKVLEGEACRVKNMDIETRDD; from the coding sequence ATGCATGAGGCCTCGGTGGTCGCGAATATCGTGGACGCCGTTCTGGAAGAACTTAAGAAATACGACGTCACGAAGGTGAACGCCGTCACCATCGTCGTAGGGGACCTCACCCAGCTGGGTATCGAGCAGATGGAGTTCGCTTACGAGGTATTGTCCCAGGGGACGGTCCTCGAGGGTTCCAAACTACTGGTGGAGCCGGAACACATAGTTCTGGGATGCGACAAGTGCGGATACGAAGGTCCGGCCAAGATGATCGATTTCGGGGAGGATGGTTACGGACATGATATCCCGGTCCTCAGCTGCCCCAAGTGCGGAGGCCCCGTGAAGGTGTTAGAAGGCGAGGCCTGCCGCGTGAAGAACATGGATATCGAAACGAGGGATGACTGA
- a CDS encoding PH domain-containing protein, producing the protein MESTENYHRLNRRCMASMYTGYAVLLALVGIFVAAIYVSVGETDFSREVRITLIALFAILLIYCLVAPPVFYRHYRYLLDGEKIDVVCGVIFIRHTFVPIERVMQVEVTHGPINRMWGLADVVVTTAGGVAQIQYLEPDEAERVANDLGQIVNKVLRARGRA; encoded by the coding sequence ATGGAAAGCACCGAAAACTACCATAGGCTTAACCGCAGATGCATGGCCTCGATGTATACCGGCTATGCCGTATTGTTGGCCTTGGTCGGCATCTTCGTGGCTGCGATATACGTCTCCGTCGGGGAAACGGACTTCTCCCGCGAGGTACGTATCACGCTGATCGCCCTTTTCGCAATCCTCCTGATATACTGTCTGGTGGCACCCCCTGTATTCTACCGCCATTACCGCTATCTCCTGGACGGGGAGAAGATCGATGTCGTGTGCGGCGTCATATTCATCCGCCACACGTTCGTCCCCATCGAACGCGTGATGCAAGTGGAGGTCACACACGGACCCATAAACCGCATGTGGGGCCTGGCGGACGTGGTCGTCACCACCGCCGGAGGGGTGGCGCAGATCCAATATCTGGAACCCGATGAGGCGGAGCGTGTGGCGAACGATCTGGGACAGATCGTGAACAAGGTACTGAGGGCAAGGGGACGTGCATGA
- a CDS encoding endonuclease III domain-containing protein produces the protein MDGQDITVILDRMSEVYNQGAYPGRNSEGLNPEWPADPFHVLIATILSQRTKDDNTRKASDNLFHKYPSIGDIADADPEDVASLIRPAGFPSQKSKAIVECCKILRDVYGGVVPESTEELCSLPMVGRKTAACVQTYAMGIPAVCVDTHVHRISNLMGLVKTKNPEETEFALMEITPRERWADINRYLVRHGQVCCLPRHPHCERCMVRDQCEYGIQHSD, from the coding sequence ATGGATGGGCAGGACATCACAGTGATATTGGACAGGATGTCGGAGGTGTACAACCAGGGGGCGTATCCGGGCAGGAACTCCGAAGGCCTTAATCCGGAGTGGCCGGCCGATCCGTTCCATGTATTGATCGCCACCATATTGTCCCAGAGGACCAAGGATGACAACACCCGCAAGGCGTCCGACAATCTTTTCCACAAGTATCCTTCGATCGGTGACATCGCAGATGCCGATCCTGAGGATGTCGCATCCCTGATCCGTCCGGCCGGGTTCCCGTCTCAGAAATCCAAGGCCATAGTGGAATGCTGCAAGATACTCCGCGATGTCTACGGAGGGGTAGTCCCGGAATCCACGGAGGAGCTATGCTCCCTTCCCATGGTGGGCAGGAAGACCGCGGCCTGTGTACAGACTTATGCCATGGGCATACCCGCGGTCTGTGTGGATACACATGTCCACAGGATATCCAATCTGATGGGTCTTGTGAAGACGAAGAATCCGGAGGAGACGGAGTTCGCATTGATGGAGATCACCCCCCGCGAGCGCTGGGCCGACATAAACAGATATCTGGTCCGCCACGGGCAGGTCTGCTGTCTTCCCCGTCATCCCCACTGCGAGAGATGCATGGTCCGCGACCAGTGCGAATACGGTATACAGCACAGTGATTGA
- a CDS encoding asparagine synthase C-terminal domain-containing protein: MTELSESVACALDSAAQRLLGGKDVAVAFSGGIDSGIVAALAVKYAKNVRLYTAGTSGSHDIEAALATAPLIGADIETIEIHDSDITDYLREAMAITGTDSPLTLAFEMPLFCVMKTCKEDSVTGGQGSDEQFAGYSKYVGKQDIQLREEMVKDMAKLYKETLPHEKKVAEHFGKEIAYPYLDKDLVAILRSAPTEAIRPVDQDVRKKLLSDAARDLGLGYLADRPKKAAQYGSGMMDAVKRICRKRGITYNKLVADLRKEMDGYSRM, encoded by the coding sequence ATGACCGAACTGTCCGAAAGCGTGGCCTGCGCATTGGACTCTGCAGCACAGAGGCTCCTCGGAGGGAAAGACGTGGCCGTCGCATTTTCCGGAGGCATAGACTCCGGGATAGTCGCCGCCCTTGCCGTCAAGTATGCGAAGAATGTAAGACTTTACACCGCTGGCACATCGGGTTCCCACGACATCGAGGCCGCCTTGGCGACGGCACCTCTCATCGGTGCGGACATAGAGACCATCGAGATACACGATTCCGACATAACGGACTATCTGAGGGAGGCGATGGCGATCACCGGGACGGACAGCCCGCTCACCCTCGCCTTCGAGATGCCCCTGTTCTGTGTGATGAAGACCTGCAAAGAGGATTCGGTCACCGGAGGACAGGGTTCGGACGAGCAGTTCGCAGGATATTCGAAGTATGTCGGCAAGCAGGACATACAGCTCAGGGAAGAGATGGTCAAAGACATGGCCAAACTCTACAAAGAGACCCTCCCCCATGAGAAGAAGGTGGCGGAACACTTCGGGAAGGAGATCGCATATCCTTATCTGGACAAGGATCTGGTCGCTATCCTTAGAAGTGCACCTACGGAGGCGATACGTCCCGTGGACCAGGACGTCCGGAAGAAACTCCTGTCCGATGCCGCCAGGGACTTGGGCCTCGGGTATTTGGCCGACCGTCCCAAGAAGGCGGCGCAATACGGTTCCGGAATGATGGATGCGGTAAAACGCATCTGCAGGAAGAGGGGCATCACATACAACAAGTTGGTGGCGGACCTCAGGAAGGAGATGGACGGATATTCGAGGATGTGA
- a CDS encoding PH domain-containing protein, translating to MSDAVKGPYINHPIVIVKNLTITVLVLAIIAFGMVSDGGSYMIAVGMVALIALLAFFIVMFWKTTSIEFGGQDFTVRRNFISRKTKVVPYYRVASVNITRNIFDRIAGTETLSFNVNSSVNAATPEACFSFKKELADEIRDYVYSRTFHTGSEVDRDEEHESVVSFTPAQVVVHSIISQPTWQIVWAGIFLAIAVVSIFMNSSGGLMVGILMFAVQEVIPVVSVLLRYFGFRMYRDEDTICLQYGALHNYRTEFDVAKINAIRLRRPLLARMMHRSCLEAEVVGIDATSTATPMLCLLMPDAEAEALIKKVLPEFDCKIPEVSPPKAAWKTMLCQAVVFDAILVTVAAWPCWTIWHMDMMEGVGDVLMAMIRAAPVVLTILTAAYAFWRGWRSYLLRRIGLGEDKMVMRNGLLDREWVMIQYDRIQISKISGDLISRHFGVSHCTVCLLSTTGSKSIKSGYFPTEYLEEVPAIVQARIDDGRYDPEKNPI from the coding sequence ATGAGCGATGCTGTGAAGGGGCCGTACATCAACCACCCGATAGTTATCGTGAAGAACCTGACCATAACCGTCTTGGTATTGGCCATAATCGCATTCGGGATGGTCAGCGACGGAGGATCGTACATGATCGCCGTCGGAATGGTCGCCCTCATCGCGTTGCTGGCATTCTTCATCGTGATGTTCTGGAAGACGACATCCATAGAGTTCGGGGGCCAGGATTTCACGGTACGCCGCAACTTCATATCGCGGAAGACGAAGGTCGTACCCTATTACAGAGTGGCATCCGTCAACATAACCCGCAACATCTTCGACAGGATCGCCGGGACGGAAACTCTGAGCTTCAACGTCAACTCTTCCGTCAATGCGGCCACTCCCGAGGCCTGCTTCTCCTTCAAGAAAGAACTCGCCGACGAGATACGTGACTACGTCTACTCCCGCACATTCCATACGGGATCGGAGGTGGACCGCGACGAGGAACACGAATCCGTCGTATCATTCACCCCTGCACAGGTGGTGGTCCACAGCATAATATCGCAGCCTACGTGGCAGATAGTATGGGCCGGGATATTCCTGGCGATAGCGGTCGTATCGATATTCATGAACAGTTCCGGCGGATTGATGGTAGGTATCCTCATGTTCGCGGTCCAGGAGGTCATCCCCGTGGTCTCGGTCCTGCTAAGGTACTTCGGATTCAGGATGTACCGCGACGAGGATACGATATGTCTCCAGTACGGAGCCCTACACAACTACCGTACCGAATTCGACGTGGCCAAGATCAACGCCATAAGGCTTAGACGCCCGCTTCTCGCCAGGATGATGCACAGATCGTGCCTGGAGGCCGAAGTGGTCGGGATCGATGCGACCAGCACTGCGACGCCGATGCTCTGCCTCCTGATGCCGGATGCGGAGGCCGAGGCCCTCATCAAGAAGGTCCTCCCGGAATTCGACTGCAAGATACCGGAGGTTTCCCCTCCGAAGGCCGCATGGAAGACGATGCTGTGCCAGGCGGTCGTCTTCGATGCGATACTGGTGACGGTCGCAGCCTGGCCGTGCTGGACGATCTGGCACATGGATATGATGGAGGGGGTGGGCGACGTCCTGATGGCGATGATCCGTGCAGCCCCCGTGGTGCTGACCATACTCACGGCGGCATACGCGTTCTGGCGCGGATGGCGTTCCTACCTTCTCCGCCGCATAGGCCTGGGAGAGGACAAGATGGTCATGCGCAACGGCCTTTTGGACCGCGAATGGGTGATGATCCAGTACGACAGGATCCAGATATCCAAGATATCGGGAGACCTCATATCGAGGCATTTCGGAGTATCGCACTGTACCGTGTGCCTGCTGTCCACCACCGGAAGCAAGAGCATAAAATCAGGATACTTCCCGACGGAATATCTCGAGGAGGTCCCTGCTATAGTGCAGGCACGCATCGACGACGGCCGTTACGACCCGGAAAAGAACCCCATATGA
- the nikR gene encoding nickel-responsive transcriptional regulator NikR yields MEGVTRIGVSLEPDLLTEFDKIIAKKGYVSRSEAIRDLVRDSLAENEWKNDKEYMCGVITMIYDHDTTGLSEKITEIQHNSIEDIRTTIHMHLDHDRCMEVIALEGELGKLKQITNDLGSLKGVLRCKLTMASKATAHLHYIGVRND; encoded by the coding sequence ATGGAAGGCGTAACGCGCATCGGTGTTTCACTGGAACCCGATCTCCTGACCGAGTTCGACAAGATAATCGCTAAGAAAGGATATGTCAGCAGATCCGAAGCGATCCGCGACCTCGTCCGCGACTCCCTCGCCGAGAACGAGTGGAAGAACGACAAGGAGTACATGTGCGGAGTCATCACCATGATCTACGACCATGACACCACCGGACTCAGCGAGAAGATCACAGAGATCCAGCATAATTCCATCGAGGACATCAGGACCACCATCCACATGCATCTCGACCATGACAGATGCATGGAGGTCATAGCACTGGAGGGCGAGCTCGGTAAACTTAAGCAGATAACCAACGACCTCGGATCGCTCAAAGGAGTCCTCAGATGTAAGCTGACCATGGCATCGAAGGCCACTGCCCACCTGCATTACATAGGCGTCAGAAACGACTGA
- a CDS encoding methylated-DNA--[protein]-cysteine S-methyltransferase, with the protein MQGEHIHTYMTAIGMVSICSDGHSVTAVYLPCENLPAMEDREDDITSQASEEIDEYLSGRRKKFDVPVYQDGTEFQMDVWDAVCAIPYGKTATYGEIAETIGRPGASRAVGTACGLNRIPLIIPCHRVVPKDGTGNYAGGRALKIRLLTIEKEYR; encoded by the coding sequence ATGCAGGGAGAGCACATCCACACGTACATGACGGCCATAGGCATGGTCAGCATATGCAGCGACGGCCATAGCGTGACCGCCGTCTACCTCCCGTGCGAGAATCTCCCGGCGATGGAGGACAGAGAGGACGACATAACCTCCCAAGCCTCCGAAGAGATCGACGAATACCTTTCCGGAAGAAGGAAGAAGTTCGATGTGCCAGTATATCAGGACGGCACGGAATTCCAGATGGATGTGTGGGATGCCGTATGCGCCATACCTTATGGGAAGACCGCGACTTACGGGGAGATCGCCGAAACGATCGGCCGTCCCGGCGCATCGCGTGCGGTGGGTACCGCCTGCGGACTGAACAGGATACCGCTCATCATACCGTGTCACCGCGTAGTCCCCAAAGACGGTACCGGGAACTATGCCGGCGGAAGGGCGCTCAAGATCAGACTCCTCACCATAGAAAAGGAATACAGATGA